A window from Ovis canadensis isolate MfBH-ARS-UI-01 breed Bighorn chromosome 4, ARS-UI_OviCan_v2, whole genome shotgun sequence encodes these proteins:
- the LOC138439247 gene encoding 3-beta-hydroxysteroid-Delta(8),Delta(7)-isomerase produces the protein MTTNTSPTHPYWPRHLRLDNFVPNDCPTWHILAGLFSVSGVLVVATWLLSGCAAVVPLGTWRRLSLCWFAVCGFIHLVIEGWFSLYHADLLGDQAILSQLWKEYAKGDSRYILNDNFMICMETVTAYLWGPLSLWVVIAFLRHQPLRFVLQLVVSVGQVYGDVLYFLTEYRDGFQHGVLGHPLYFWFYFVFLNALWLVLPGLLILDSIKHLAHAQSILDAKAPKAKSKQN, from the coding sequence ATGACCACCAACACCAGCCCCACGCACCCCTACTGGCCTCGGCATCTGAGACTAGACAACTTTGTGCCTAATGACTGCCCCACCTGGCATATTCTGGCTGGCCTATTCTCTGTCTCtggagtcttagttgtggccacATGGCTGTTGTCAGGGTGTGCTGCGGTCGTCCCACTGGGGACTTGGCGGAGACTGTCCCTGTGCTGGTTTGCAGTATGTGGGTTCATCCACTTGGTGATTGAGGGCTGGTTCAGCCTCTACCACGCGGACCTTCTCGGAGACCAAGCCATCTTATCTCAACTCTGGAAAGAGTATGCCAAGGGAGACAGCCGATACATCCTGAATGATAACTTCATGATATGCATGGAGACTGTCACGGCTTACCTGTGGGGACCACTCAGCCTGTGGGTGGTGATTGCTTTTCTCCGCCATCAACCCCTCCGCTTTGTCCTACAGCTTGTGGTCTCTGTCGGTCAGGTATATGGAGATGTGCTCTATTTCCTGACAGAGTACCGTGATGGATTCCAGCACGGGGTGCTGGGCCACCCACTCTACTTCtggttttactttgttttcttgaaTGCCCTGTGGTTGGTGCTGCCCGGACTCCTCATATTGGATTCTATAAAGCATCTTGCTCATGCCCAGAGCATACTGGATGCCAAAGCCCCCAAAGCCAAGAGCAAGCAGAACTAA